The genomic DNA GTTAAAACCTCGTCAACGAGGTGGCATTGGCGGCAATTCATCGACAAGCCTCTGAAAGGACCTGGAGCGATCGGCGCACCCGGCGTAGTGGTTTGCAAGACAGTCATGACAGGATCACCGACAGTTGCATTGTTCACATTACCACCGTTAGCCAGGTATGCACTAAAGGCCTGAGCGAAACGCGTTTCCACGAACAGCCGTTCTCCGACATTAGCTGCAGTATCTGGATCTGGCGGGGCCTGGACACTGGCGGCAACTCCGCCGGAAGAACCTCCTCCCGAACAACCGTGAGCATAGATCAATGCAACCAACGCAAAAAATGGGACCGAGAGAAAATACACTGCGCGTAAGTAATTCATGGCGACTCCTTGTTATGGATGCAAGTAATATCGTAGTCCGAGACGAATGAATTCTGGAGTGTGTGACGTTTGTGATGTGCTGTCTGTGCTAAACAGAAACCGCAGATTTCGACGAGGCTCGGGTCGAATTGAGTGCCAGAAGCGATTCTGAGGATTCTGTATGCTATACGCTCTCGAATCTCAGAAGAGCTGACCTTTGGCACGTGAATGGCGTCAAACGCGTCAGCGATCGCGAGAATTCTGGCTCCAAGCGGGATGAACTGTCCCCGGATTCCATAGGGATAGCCTGTTCCATCCCACCGTTCATGGTGGTGTGCGATGATTGTTGAGGCCTCTCTCAAAAACGAGAACGGTTCCAGGAGTCCGGCGCCGAGCCGGGGATGGTTCTGAATTGCAACATAAGAGTCTAAGTCGACATGACGCCGATCCGCCATCAGGCTAGGAGGGAGCATCAGGAGTCCAACATCATGGAGGAAGGCGGCGAGTTTGAGTGCGTGCAACTCGTCAGAAGTCAAAGCTACATTCTGTCCAATCATGATCGCGGTTGCAGCTGTGCGGCGGCCGTGGCCTGCCTGCCAGGGAAGGGCGCGGTCAATCTCC from Nitrospiraceae bacterium includes the following:
- a CDS encoding HD domain-containing phosphohydrolase, translating into MSLHIPTVSHPVILKIQGLLHKIDRLQLPASSRRDVESILVRQVTKEIDRALPWQAGHGRRTAATAIMIGQNVALTSDELHALKLAAFLHDVGLLMLPPSLMADRRHVDLDSYVAIQNHPRLGAGLLEPFSFLREASTIIAHHHERWDGTGYPYGIRGQFIPLGARILAIADAFDAIHVPKVSSSEIRERIAYRILRIASGTQFDPSLVEICGFCLAQTAHHKRHTLQNSFVSDYDITCIHNKESP